Proteins encoded in a region of the Pelobates fuscus isolate aPelFus1 chromosome 11, aPelFus1.pri, whole genome shotgun sequence genome:
- the LOC134576777 gene encoding ribonuclease H-like, translated as METTHLPTVHETALPNPDCTLFVDGSRFADEQGQYHNGYAVTTESQVLQAAALPPSKSAQEAELTALTVACKLSEGTRVNIYTDSRYALGVAHDFGLIWKTRGFLTATGTPVKHGAAIEELMDALLLPEEVAVLKVKAHGRLNSEEAQGNHLAN; from the coding sequence atggaaacTACTCACTTGCCAACCGTGCATGAAACTGCCTTGCCTAATCCAGATTGCACGCTATTTGTGGATGGCTCCAGATTTGCTGATGAACAAGGACAATATCATAATGGGTATGCAGTCACTACAGAAAGTCAAGTCTTACAAGCAGCTGCACTCCCACCATCAAAATCAGCTCAAGAAGCCGAACTAACCGCTCTCACCGTAGCTTGCAAACTGTCCGAAGGAACACGGGTCAATATATACACAGATTCGAGATATGCCCTAGGGGTGGCACACGACTTTGGCCTAATTTGGAAAACCAGGGGTTTCCTCACAGCCACTGGTACTCCAGTGAAACATGGAGCAGCTATTGAAGAATTAATGGATGCCTTGttactgcctgaagaggtggccgTGTTGAAAGTGAAAGCGCACGGCAGATTAAATTCAGAAGAGGCCCAGGGTAATCATCTGGCTAACTAG